The Plasmodium sp. gorilla clade G2 genome assembly, contig: PADLG01_00_11, whole genome shotgun sequence sequence cACCATAATATCTATCCAAGAAACGGAAATTACTTGTAATATAAAAGTTCACGTTTTCGAAATAAGCATATAATTGCGATAgtgcaaaaaataaaaacgcATACATAAATCCATTAGTAAGCTCTACGAAAAAATTTCTAGTAATTCCATGAACTCCTGGTTTACGTTCGTAAGTACCTTCTGAAATGTGTTGTGTTTGTTCTTTTATTGCACTTCCAAAACCTCCAGGAAAGAACTTTCCGGAATCAAGATATAAGttagtaaaaaaataaaaaaagaaatatgtgGGGTGAGTAGGCAACCAACCAACGAAAAATTCATACGGTTTATCTTTCACACCTGGAGTAAATTCAGTTATTCtcttataaagaaaaaaagtcGTAATTGGTAAAAATTTTCTACCAATAAACTGACCAACTTTTTTAGCCGAGTAAAAATTTGCACTAGCTACTGCTTGATATTCACATAAAAGGCTCAAGTTCTTATAATTCAACATTTCATACATTTTTGAGGctaacataaaataattagAGTATACGAATGTTTTACCATATTTTAATTGTGTTATTGGTTTTTTAGCATATGGTGGTAATAGACTGTTTGTCATACTATCCATGATACTTCCGTTATACACATATGCAAATGTAAGAAATGCGGACGTACTTGTTGCTACCTGGATATTTTCACTTAATCCATATGCTTTGTCCAAATGATCTACTTCATTACTTAGCATTGTTGAAAATAACATCTGAAAAGCAGAAAACATCGTTTTTGAATAATATCTTGATGCCATAGAATTATGTATTTCAATTTCTCTTTCTTCGGTGTTTAATTTAGAATAATTATTTGCAACATTCATGAAAAAAACGTTATTCATACtctataaaaacataaatatatatatatatatatatattataacttaTAATACTTCATTCATAATATATCctctttataataaaaaaaaaaaaaaaaaaaaattaatattcaaaattatattattttttttttttttaacttacTATTTTATCATCTCTTCTTTGCGTTCTGTAGCCATCTTCAATTTTTctaaataacaaataaactGTTTGTAAGAATGAAACATCAGTAAATATATctgtattaaaattataaattgaaaataattcATCAACAACCTCTTTCAGAAGCTccgtatttattttaaatccATATATTATaccatatttataaaagttTACAGAATTTCCCATAACACTATGAAGGGTGTGATAAACCCTATCCCATGTTTTTTTAACAGTTGGTGTTGCTGTAAGGTATTTCcttaaattaattatatcagcaaaaaataaaatatcatcagaattttttttgtataattcAAACGAATCTCTCATCAACATTaacttattatttatattataaatattattatatttatataaatctttAACATGTCTTTGTtcaaaatacatattatatgcaCATTCTATTAAAGTTTTCAAAACTTTATTCCATTGATTCATTTTGGGTGGTTCAAATTTTTGTGACACCACTTTATTATGTAGATCTTTCCTCACATATGGATTATTgtaatttgaaaaataaaaacctGCAGGAGAACTATCCATCCATTCTTTAAATTTATGTTCAAGAACTAACGATAAAGGATATGATCGAGGTAATCCAAGAGGAGGTTCATTCagttgatgaaaaaaatctAATTGTAAAAATGAATTCACATGAACTAAAAACTTGATTGATTTCTTCATCTTTTCTAAGGTGCCACTCTTCAGAGATTTCTCTAATACTGTAAAGTAAAAtggatattataaaaaatgttattaataaaaataaattttaaaaatatatcatataactcaatacaaatatatatgcataatatatattaccatCTACTAAGTTGTTTGGAATGTGCTTTCTAACatatattgtataatatttttttataggaGAAGGGAACCAATAATTTGTAGTAACAGTTCTATGGAATGAAtcttcatcttttatattcaaataCATGGCTTCAGCAACATTTTTGTTTGCAATTTCTgagaggaaaaaaaaaaaaaaaaaaagaaaaaagaaaaagtaattccaaatatttgtaatatttaatatatcaataaaaattaagtaacattaatacatatacatatatttatatatattttttattaccttCAAAACTTGTAAgtctaaataaaaataagaatgtaTACCAGTTTACATCATGACATAAGAAATTGCTATAATCCTGATAAATATCTAAAGTCTTTACTAAAGATGACACTTTTTGTAAATTAAGAGCTTTAgttaaatacaaataaaatttttgtaACATGGATGGAACCTTATCAAATTTCACTAATagaaaatagaaaaattatataatatatataatacaatgaatcatacatatatttatatatatatgtttttattttttgtatatttttacaaggctttatttttttatattacaatttGAATATAAGAAGGCTCCTTTACATAAGTCACATTTAGTAACATCATTCAAGAAATTGCTATCTAGTAATTTTACCTTTGTCTCTTCTGCATGACATTTCTCAATACctaaaattatgaaaaaaaatattaagtaCATAATAAATGAGttaaataaatacacatacatatattaaatatatttgtaatattaatttttacattGTAAAAGATTTTCAAATAAAACTGTAAATTCCTTTTCTTCAGTAAATGAACTTTCAACaactaaaaagaaaatataataagaaaattatttatatgatgtgTTTTATTTGgattttgtaattttttctttattactGTTATAATATCCTGGTAAATAAAGTGATGTGACATACGCTCTTGTATCATaatctaataaaaaaaattaataataataatatatatatatgacattGTACAAATAcgcacacatatatattttttttttattacttaaAAGTCCagttaaatttaataaatgaacatataatgttttttttgttccaTAGGAACTGTAACGTTtcatgaaataataataatttaaatataaattatatgcaCTCATTTCACGATTAGGTTCTTCAGGAAAAGTATTTTCTTCGTTtgcttcttttttaaattgatttgtatgataaataatacattctTTAGGATCATTACACATgaatgaaaagaaataatcttttatatatttatgttccATCATGCCATGTAAATCAAAATCAGTATCTTGAGTTgttttaattatttctaattgatatttattaaaataatgtattaaatattCCAATATATTACATTCCATAGACGTATTAGATCTGTCTACTTTTAAGTAAGTTTTTCTACGTTTTTTCTCTGAGTAATATACAGAGTCATGGTCACACATCATATCAAGAACTTTAAATCGATCAGACATGGAGAACTCTAAAATTTTTTGCCAACTGAAAAATTTTGTAGATTTTGcttcaaaataatttttataatttttaagagCCAATTTTAATACTGTAAAGTGTCCTAAGGctgtaaaaattaaaaatatatatatataataaaaattatatatatatatatatatatatatatatgtttgtatcTATGTATATTCTTTTTCCTATTTATCTTCTAAAATACCTATAAGATGAGGACCAAGTTGACTAATTAAACCTAAACCATATTGATTTGATAAACTATCTAATTCTtccataaattttatatcacTATCAGTTGTAAAGAAGAAATCTTTTGTACTCATTACTTCCATTTTATCATCTGCTAGTATTATGTACTCACCTTTATTCTCTATATATTCTGTTTCTTTAATATCTTTCACATGAGTTAGTAAATTTGTGAAAAATTGTTCATGATCCTCTATTGGACTTTTTGTGTCTGTTTTGGATGGTTTATGAATAAatacattatttaattcatcaagtgcatattttaaatcatttttttccttaaaGGAATTTAATGGTATCAGCATAAGTTTTATCGTTTTCAATGTTCTCACAATAagtaattttcttttaatcgAATCTGATATATCTGAATTATAAGCTTCTATCAATTGTTGtcttaaaattttttcatattttgttatattataaaaatcacATCCTAATGTAGGAATGAAATACCTTTTATCATCTGCGTCAGATATTGATTTCTTCTTAAATTTTGTTATATCCAAATAAGTTTCTGTTTCAGGGTTTACTAAGGGAAACTTTAATTTATCCTTTTCTAAGGATTCTAATATGAGCTTTTCTAATGTAGTTAAGtttttttgtaattcatCATTTCCAATCATAGATTTTAGTTGATCAATATTGTCATTGTTGGCATTGttcaataaaattaaattttcatCTAAGTTTTCATTATTGTTTATAGAACATTCTATCTTTTCATTTAAGCatagaaataaaattaaaatacatattgctgtcttaaaaaatgataccATTTTGTATTacgcatatatatttagatttatatattttaatattttttaacaatAATACGTACATAGATTTTTCTACTTATACTTtagtaataaataaaaaaaaaaaaataaaaaaaaaaataataatattcaaaatCACGTGAAAtcataagatatatatatatatttaattgttgtacttttttttttttttttttttttttttttttttgtcccCTCTTACGTTGTACTACATTATCTGTacgtttttaaaaatttttaaaggaaaaatattacttataaaaaaaattataataatcaaataaaCATTTAACACATTTTACACATTTTTAGAtcaatttataatatgtattttctttttctttttttttttttttttatttttatgcatATTTCTGCATAATtcgttaatatatatatgtatgaatatattattttaaaaaaaaggagaaaaaagagaaaagaaatcttaataattataattaaaaatgaatcGTTTCGTTTTTTTGCTTTTTAATCTCGGGgcaataaaaattaataaatataagacAATATTTTATGCAAaagttaattttattatataagaaaaaaattatatatagcattgtaatatatatatatatattatatataatatatatattaattataacatttgttttattataacaaatatatatattaaaaataaaagatattcTATTTTAAATAGAATATATACgttttattcataatatgtTTACTAAAATGTTTTGTATAAAAATTCTAagtaaacatatattattgaataaatttattttattattatgtatacatatttattgtttttgtaataattattaattattttattatatatattaaagatgaaaattatatggtattctaatttttataaaattttttatcatgtgcattgaaatatttaaataatccttaatatataacaaatgtcatattatttataattagtTATAACTAATAATGggttatttaataaatataaatacacgtgtattatatatgtaaaaaaattgacatcttatatatacttttcatattaaaaaatataatggatattatatatcattatgcGTTATTCTAAAATGcaattgatatatatatatatatatatatatatatatatatatatgcacttaattattgataaaataaaattaataaatatataataacaaaatttatttaatataataatgtaaaatattattcgtataattaaattttattacgTATactaaattttatattcctattttattttattatataatccgtttaaattattaatacaaaatggtttttttattattaaattttactCGTCTATTAAaggaagataaaaataatattattatttaataaatttttaatttaattaaattttattcatattttacttaatttttaaattataatataacattatatatttctttttaatttcaattatttttatattatctgtcttttttttttttttttttttaatattacaataaatatataaatgatataactAGATATTAAAGCCAAATTGATAATTGTAtggattaatattatattataatattccttaatatataattattaatttattattattattatttttttttttaaagttctattaaaattttcatgTTATGTTAtaacttatattattatatgttttttattaattttaatatacataaatatattttgttgaaaaagatatataaatatgtttgtAATATGTATATCAGTATGCGtgtgtataaatataatataatatatatatatatatatatatatatatatatatatatttgcattctattaatatttatttacataataataatacacatttatattattattatttcaatttacatatatgaattattatattttctatattacataaatacatacacatGTATAACTCCTTTTTTGAGTCactaaaataaattaattatacataaatatatatatttagcaTAATGCATGTAACATTTATAGACGTACAATagtattttaatttttttttttattaatattaaaaaaatttcaatctaatcaaaaattattcatttattccTTTCTAATTCATTTACCTTATGATCGTTTAATGTCGTAGATTTCAATGGATCTTCTATAATTTCATTTAgaaatttcttattttttatattttcttctaattTTTTCTCTGAAGATTCATCCTTATCATTTCTTTGTTTCTTCATTTCTACATTTTTGTCtccatttattaatattccGTTACAACATGTACTACTTGCTTTCAATttgttttcatatattttcttaactTTATCAATGAAAAAAGCATAATCTTTAAAGATACGGAATCTTTTAACCTTCAAGGTAGGTGTaagataattatatgtatccCAAACTTTGGaagttaaatatatatgattaataatattgtgTCTATTCATATTTGTTTCTTTATAAACGTCCATCATTTTCCCTTTAACATATtcaacaaaaatattattatttatattatcatcagttaatttttctaaataatttttttcatcaactCCAGTAGTTTCtagcatattattatttttcaaagatttaaaaaataaactttTATCCATAGAAATAATGGCTAAAGGTCCATCCATAGTATCATCTCCATAGGCAAcacaataatttataaatgatatttgtgaatataaattattcaaCTTATCAGTTTCTATGTATTCCCCATGTGATAATTTTACTAATCCTTTGGATCTatctaaaaattttaaagacCCATTTGGATTAATCTGTACAATATCTCCTGTTTTAAAATAACCATCATCAGTAAAAGCATTCTCTGTTAGTTCCTTTTCTAAAAAGTATCCACAAAATACTGAATCACTTTTAACTAATAATTCTCCTTTAGGTAGTCTATCAGTAGCTTTGTAAATTTCCCATGTTTTcactttatattttgttgtaGGAGCTATAGGTCCCCCTACACTATCATTGTCAAAATCGTTGTGGTTTTGTACAAAAATAGCTCCATTAGTTTCGGTTAAACCATAAACTTGATATGTATtaacatttaataatatacttaATTCACGTGCAATTTGAGCTGATAACTTCCCACCTCCATTTATTATAACTTCCAAATTAGGATTTATTTTCTCTTTAATTTTACAAGAGACGCCAACAAGCTTATCAAGAAAATTACTAGAAGATACATTATATTTAGATGATTTACCTAATGATAAAACACCCTTCACCATACATCTTTTCAAAAATggtaaattatttatttcactcataatatttgtatacaTTCTTGAAAAAATTTTGGGTACACCTGCtattatatttccttttgTGTTGTAAATATCCTCagaaaaataattcatatcCTTGCTCCATATATCTATCCTAATGCCTTTCATAAAAGAAAGGTAAACAAGAATCCTTTCATACACATGAGAAATAGGTAAATAGGATAAATGCGCTTTGGGAGAATAATTTACAAGTATACTATCATTACAAAGGGGTATTAGTGTACTGAAAAAATTTCTATTACTTAACATTACCCCTTTTGGTTTTCCAGAAGTTCCAGATGTATAAACAATTGATGTAATAAAATCTGgatcatcatttttaatacTGATATCCGTTAtgcttttttttatcatatcatcaaataatataatattcatactattataatgatattttctttttaaggCATTAATTTTGTCAATTTTCTCTTTATAATATGGCAAAGAAATGatttcatcatatttttcattaaatgattcattattattttttttatttttttttttatttttttttttattattttttttatttttattttttttattttttcttttattattattattttgattactagtaaatatatttttttcctcaTCTTCCAAATTTAGATATTCACTTGTAATTAATGAATCTAATATTATAACCTTTTTCAAATAAGGTAAATCTTTCTTACGCTCCAAAATTCCTTCAACCAAATCTAAATCTAAACATAGCCATTGTAATTTggtttcatttaatatatctacaATTACATCAATACTAAATTTGGAATGCAATACTAATGTGGTAACTCCACTAATCATAGATGCGAAATCAGAAATTAGCCAATTAATAGAATTACTACCATACAAACCTAACAACTTAAACTTAcctttattttgtatttccCTATACGATTGTGTTTCAATGCCTTTTCCTTGATAATAACATAAAGTATGACTAAAGGATAatacttttttaaaaaaatctgAATATGTAATAGAAGCTGTTGGTTTACCACGAGAATGTTCTACTAGTGCAACTTCATTATAATCCATCCCATATTtcgaaaatattatttttataatatgtttataaatatataaagaagcCTTTTTCTTATGATCTTTTATACCATATACACTTGATTCATCTTTATTTACTGGATTCTCACATATTTCTGCATATCCTTTAGGTACACCACTAATTTGGGTGAAAAATGGTAATGAATAAactaaattaataaatacacTACACATGATGAATAAAATAcgcattttatttttacagcaataatatgataagtaataaaatatataaaaataaataaataaataaataaatatatatatatatatataatatatataataacatatgtttgcttacatatattaattatttttatatcatatcaAAGGAATACaacaatt is a genomic window containing:
- a CDS encoding acyl-CoA synthetase, putative is translated as MRILFIMCSVFINLVYSLPFFTQISGVPKGYAEICENPVNKDESSVYGIKDHKKKASLYIYKHIIKIIFSKYGMDYNEVALVEHSRGKPTASITYSDFFKKVLSFSHTLCYYQGKGIETQSYREIQNKGKFKLLGLYGSNSINWLISDFASMISGVTTLVLHSKFSIDVIVDILNETKLQWLCLDLDLVEGILERKKDLPYLKKVIILDSLITSEYLNLEDEEKNIFTSNQNNNNKRKNKKNKNKKNNKKKNKKKNKKNNNESFNEKYDEIISLPYYKEKIDKINALKRKYHYNSMNIILFDDMIKKSITDISIKNDDPDFITSIVYTSGTSGKPKGVMLSNRNFFSTLIPLCNDSILVNYSPKAHLSYLPISHVYERILVYLSFMKGIRIDIWSKDMNYFSEDIYNTKGNIIAGVPKIFSRMYTNIMSEINNLPFLKRCMVKGVLSLGKSSKYNVSSSNFLDKLVGVSCKIKEKINPNLEVIINGGGKLSAQIARELSILLNVNTYQVYGLTETNGAIFVQNHNDFDNDSVGGPIAPTTKYKVKTWEIYKATDRLPKGELLVKSDSVFCGYFLEKELTENAFTDDGYFKTGDIVQINPNGSLKFLDRSKGLVKLSHGEYIETDKLNNLYSQISFINYCVAYGDDTMDGPLAIISMDKSLFFKSLKNNNMLETTGVDEKNYLEKLTDDNINNNIFVEYVKGKMMDVYKETNMNRHNIINHIYLTSKVWDTYNYLTPTLKVKRFRIFKDYAFFIDKVKKIYENKLKASSTCCNGILINGDKNVEMKKQRNDKDESSEKKLEENIKNKKFLNEIIEDPLKSTTLNDHKVNELERNK
- a CDS encoding cytoadherence linked asexual protein 3.2, putative → MVSFFKTAICILILFLCLNEKIECSINNNENLDENLILLNNANNDNIDQLKSMIGNDELQKNLTTLEKLILESLEKDKLKFPLVNPETETYLDITKFKKKSISDADDKRYFIPTLGCDFYNITKYEKILRQQLIEAYNSDISDSIKRKLLIVRTLKTIKLMLIPLNSFKEKNDLKYALDELNNVFIHKPSKTDTKSPIEDHEQFFTNLLTHVKDIKETEYIENKGEYIILADDKMEVMSTKDFFFTTDSDIKFMEELDSLSNQYGLGLISQLGPHLIGHFTVLKLALKNYKNYFEAKSTKFFSWQKILEFSMSDRFKVLDMMCDHDSVYYSEKKRRKTYLKVDRSNTSMECNILEYLIHYFNKYQLEIIKTTQDTDFDLHGMMEHKYIKDYFFSFMCNDPKECIIYHTNQFKKEANEENTFPEEPNREMSAYNLYLNYYYFMKRYSSYGTKKTLYVHLLNLTGLLNYDTRAYVTSLYLPGYYNIVESSFTEEKEFTVLFENLLQCIEKCHAEETKVKLLDSNFLNDVTKCDLCKGAFLYSNLKFDKVPSMLQKFYLYLTKALNLQKVSSLVKTLDIYQDYSNFLCHDVNWYTFLFLFRLTSFEEIANKNVAEAMYLNIKDEDSFHRTVTTNYWFPSPIKKYYTIYVRKHIPNNLVDVLEKSLKSGTLEKMKKSIKFLVHVNSFLQLDFFHQLNEPPLGLPRSYPLSLVLEHKFKEWMDSSPAGFYFSNYNNPYVRKDLHNKVVSQKFEPPKMNQWNKVLKTLIECAYNMYFEQRHVKDLYKYNNIYNINNKLMLMRDSFELYKKNSDDILFFADIINLRKYLTATPTVKKTWDRVYHTLHSVMGNSVNFYKYGIIYGFKINTELLKEVVDELFSIYNFNTDIFTDVSFLQTVYLLFRKIEDGYRTQRRDDKISMNNVFFMNVANNYSKLNTEEREIEIHNSMASRYYSKTMFSAFQMLFSTMLSNEVDHLDKAYGLSENIQVATSTSAFLTFAYVYNGSIMDSMTNSLLPPYAKKPITQLKYGKTFVYSNYFMLASKMYEMLNYKNLSLLCEYQAVASANFYSAKKVGQFIGRKFLPITTFFLYKRITEFTPGVKDKPYEFFVGWLPTHPTYFFFYFFTNLYLDSGKFFPGGFGSAIKEQTQHISEGTYERKPGVHGITRNFFVELTNGFMYAFLFFALSQLYAYFENVNFYITSNFRFLDRYYGVFNKYFINYARTKLKEFTSDTLIKYGHEAYIAMKKEGYLGEVISSRLSPKNNIVKYLYDNNEDVKNNLRRYDMENILKNKMTTYVDDYAFFDDCGKNEKFLNDRCTSCPVYEDSHEVGDKNLLSEIKNIENVEDKSSTYIDFDKLSKGTLINEDVDVRDDDEKDLDVPDSELMITRLN